The nucleotide window TCAAACGCTAATGAACAAAAATGAAACGGATACAGCCAACGAATACCTCGCTAAGTTCGCCAGATTAACACGGCGGGTTCTGGACGATGCCGGTAAAGAGCAGGTGAGCCTGGCTGATGAAGCAGCGCTTTTAGATGACTACCTGAAGATGGAACAATTGAGATTTGGCTTTCAATACAACATCACTATAGATGATAAGCTCAGTGAGGATATACAAATCCCGGTGATGTTGCTGCAACCCCTGGTAGAAAATGCGGTAAAACATGGTATGGTTGAAAAGAAAAAAAATGGCGTTATTGAGGTTGGCTTTTCAAAAAATGGTGATAACCTGGTTTTAAAAGTAACAGATAACGGTGAAGGATTCGACAAAGAAAGCCTCGTTAGCGGTAAGGGATTGGAACTCACGAAAAACCGGGTATCTTTATCCAATACCATTTATAAAAATACACCTTTGAGCTTTGACATTGAACCTACAACAGCCGGTACTGCAGCCACCATTATTCTTAAAAACTGGTTATCATGAACGCGATCATTGTAGACGATGAACCCCACAATATTGACAACCTGCAAATCCTGTTGCAAAGACATTGCCCCGGTATCGGGGTTATTGGCAAGGCAGATAACATTGACGAAGCATTTAACCTTATCAGTACCCAAAAGCCGGATGTGGTTTTCCTGGATATCATTTTGGGAAAGCAAACGGGGTTTGACCTGCTCGCTCAGTTACCGGTGAAGGACTTTGAAGTGATTTTTGTTACTGCGTTTGATCAATATGGGGTTCGTGCTGTAAAATCGGCCGCACTGGATTATTTGCTGAAACCCCTGGATATAACCGAGCTAAAAGCAGCCGTTGACAAAGCATCTGAAAAAATAAAACTAAGGAAGAAGAACACCCAGCTCGATTTCCTGATGGACTATATTACCCAGCGGGGAAAAGCTCCGGCCAAAGTTGCGCTGCCTTTAAGAAATGAAGTACGTTACATCGAAATCAGTCATATCGTTCGTTGTGAAGCTACCAATTCATATACCTGGTTTTACCTGACCAACAAGGAAAAGATACTGGTATCGAAATCATTGAAAGAGTATGACGACCTGTTTAATACACAGGGTTTCATCAGGTGTCATCAAAGTCACCTGGTGAATATATTTTTCGTCAGAAGCCTGCTAAGAGAGGATAGCGGGGTTTTATTGATGCAGGACGGCGAAAAAATCCCCATTTCAAAAGCAAAAAAAGAGATGGTAAAGCTGGCGCTTTTAAAAAGCAATCAATAAACAGTTCTGTACGTGCGCATACACTACATGGTTGAAATGTTGAAAAGGGGAATCCTCGTCAACATTTCAACCTGTTAACTAATCAACTATCTCCTGCTATAATTAGGCGCTTCTCTAGTTACAACCACATCGTGTGGATGACTTTCGTTCATACCTGCATTAGTAATGCGTACAAACTGTGCTTTCTTCAGATCTGCAATACTTTTGGCACCGCAATATCCCATACCCGCACGCAAACCACCTACATATTGATAGATCACTTCTTTTAGAGAGCCTTTAAAAGCCACGCGGCCTTCAATGCCTTCCGGTACAAATTTCTTTACATCAT belongs to Niabella yanshanensis and includes:
- a CDS encoding LytR/AlgR family response regulator transcription factor — protein: MNAIIVDDEPHNIDNLQILLQRHCPGIGVIGKADNIDEAFNLISTQKPDVVFLDIILGKQTGFDLLAQLPVKDFEVIFVTAFDQYGVRAVKSAALDYLLKPLDITELKAAVDKASEKIKLRKKNTQLDFLMDYITQRGKAPAKVALPLRNEVRYIEISHIVRCEATNSYTWFYLTNKEKILVSKSLKEYDDLFNTQGFIRCHQSHLVNIFFVRSLLREDSGVLLMQDGEKIPISKAKKEMVKLALLKSNQ